A stretch of the Arthrobacter stackebrandtii genome encodes the following:
- a CDS encoding nitrite/sulfite reductase, translated as MTQTALAGAGAAGTETDAPAKPVRTARPRPAAKPHGQWKVDGKAPLNPVEAWKQEDDGLSVRHRIETIYSKQGFESISDDDLHGRFRWWGLYTQRKQGIDGGKTASLEPHELEDSYLMMRVRTDGGKLTTEQLRVIGQISVDFARNTADLTNRQNIQFHWIEVEDVPEIWRRLEAVGLQTTEACGDVPRGMLGSPVAGIAKAEIIDPTDFLQEIRDRFIGSPQFSNLPRKYKTSITGYPDHDTIHEINDISFVGVRHPELGPGYDLWVGGGLSTAPRLAQRVGVFVPPEDGPAVWEGVTSIFRDYGYRRMRNKARLKFLVEDWGAEKFRQVLEDEYLGRKLPDGIAPPKATVNGDHVGVHEQKDGKFFIGAAPFVGRFSGTQMLALADLLEAHGSHRLRTTPLQKVIALDIPKDEVEAVVAGLDEVGLSARPSVFRRNTMACTGIEFCKLAIVNTKDTAIDVIGELEVRLADLVDAGALNEPITLYLNGCPNSCARIQTADIGLKGIVVPADDGGTTGGFQVHLGGGLSSHNREEAGLGRTVRGLKVAIHDLADYVERVIRSYAANKLADETFAEFAHRVDEELLK; from the coding sequence ATGACACAGACAGCTCTAGCCGGAGCGGGCGCCGCCGGCACTGAAACCGACGCCCCTGCCAAGCCGGTCCGCACCGCCCGCCCCCGCCCCGCCGCCAAGCCGCACGGGCAGTGGAAGGTTGACGGCAAGGCACCGCTGAATCCGGTGGAGGCATGGAAGCAGGAGGACGACGGGCTTTCCGTGCGCCACCGCATCGAGACCATCTACTCCAAGCAGGGCTTCGAGTCCATCAGCGACGACGACCTGCACGGCCGCTTCCGCTGGTGGGGTCTGTACACGCAGCGCAAGCAGGGGATCGACGGCGGCAAGACTGCTTCCCTGGAACCGCATGAGCTTGAGGACAGCTACCTCATGATGCGCGTGCGCACCGACGGCGGCAAGCTCACCACCGAGCAGCTGCGCGTGATCGGCCAGATTTCCGTGGACTTTGCGCGCAACACGGCAGATTTGACCAACCGCCAAAACATCCAGTTCCACTGGATTGAGGTGGAGGACGTGCCGGAGATCTGGCGCCGGCTCGAGGCTGTCGGCCTGCAGACCACCGAGGCCTGCGGCGACGTGCCCCGCGGCATGCTCGGTTCCCCTGTGGCAGGCATCGCCAAGGCGGAGATCATCGACCCCACCGATTTCCTGCAGGAAATTCGCGACCGCTTCATCGGCAGCCCGCAGTTCTCCAACCTGCCGCGCAAATACAAGACCTCCATCACCGGCTACCCGGACCACGACACCATCCACGAGATCAACGACATCTCCTTCGTCGGCGTGCGCCACCCGGAACTCGGACCCGGCTACGACCTGTGGGTGGGCGGCGGGCTCTCCACCGCGCCCCGGCTGGCGCAGCGCGTCGGGGTGTTTGTGCCGCCGGAGGACGGGCCGGCCGTCTGGGAGGGTGTCACCAGCATCTTCCGCGACTACGGCTACCGGCGCATGCGCAACAAGGCCCGGCTGAAGTTCCTGGTGGAGGACTGGGGCGCCGAAAAGTTCCGCCAGGTCCTCGAGGATGAATACCTGGGCCGCAAGCTGCCCGACGGCATCGCCCCGCCCAAGGCCACCGTCAACGGTGACCACGTTGGTGTCCACGAGCAGAAGGACGGCAAGTTCTTCATCGGCGCCGCCCCGTTTGTGGGCCGCTTCTCCGGCACGCAGATGCTCGCCCTGGCGGACCTCCTGGAGGCCCACGGCTCCCACCGGCTGCGCACCACCCCGCTGCAAAAGGTCATTGCCCTGGACATCCCCAAGGACGAGGTCGAGGCAGTGGTGGCCGGGCTGGACGAGGTGGGGCTGTCCGCCCGCCCGTCGGTCTTCCGCCGCAACACCATGGCCTGCACCGGCATCGAGTTCTGCAAGCTGGCCATCGTCAACACCAAGGACACGGCCATCGACGTTATCGGTGAGCTCGAGGTGCGCCTGGCCGACCTGGTTGATGCCGGCGCACTCAACGAGCCCATCACCCTCTACCTCAATGGCTGCCCCAACTCCTGCGCCCGCATCCAGACCGCTGACATCGGCCTGAAGGGGATTGTGGTTCCCGCGGACGACGGCGGCACAACAGGAGGCTTTCAGGTCCACCTGGGCGGGGGCTTGTCTTCGCACAACCGTGAAGAGGCCGGCCTGGGCCGCACCGTCCGCGGCTTGAAGGTTGCCATCCACGACCTGGCCGACTACGTGGAACGCGTCATCCGCAGCTACGCGGCCAACAAGCTGGCGGATGAGACCTTTGCCGAGTTCGCCCACCGCGTGGATGAGGAGCTGCTGAAATGA
- a CDS encoding phosphoadenylyl-sulfate reductase, with protein sequence MTETQAAADPATGLRSHDQLKALAEAGAAELDWNASAKDVIAWVAKNFATGAAAVACSMADAVLPALVADQLPGVDVLFLDTGYHFPETYATRNEVAENLHVNVVDVLPLNTVAEQDSLLGKDLFARDPAQCCALRKVEPLHRTLQGYELWFTGVRRDEAPTRTNTPLVVWDEKNGLVKVNPVADWSYEDLITYSDDNLLPVNPLLSQGYPSIGCAPCTKKVAPGADPRSGRWAGTSKTECGLHV encoded by the coding sequence ATGACCGAAACCCAAGCCGCCGCCGATCCCGCCACGGGCCTGCGTTCGCACGACCAGCTGAAGGCCCTCGCCGAGGCCGGCGCAGCGGAACTGGACTGGAACGCGTCCGCCAAGGACGTCATCGCCTGGGTGGCGAAAAACTTCGCAACCGGTGCGGCCGCCGTCGCCTGTTCCATGGCCGATGCCGTGCTGCCGGCGCTTGTTGCGGACCAGCTGCCCGGCGTGGACGTCCTTTTCCTGGACACCGGCTACCACTTCCCGGAAACGTACGCCACGCGCAACGAGGTGGCGGAGAACCTGCACGTGAACGTGGTGGACGTGCTGCCGCTGAACACGGTGGCGGAGCAGGACTCGCTGTTGGGCAAGGACCTGTTCGCCCGCGATCCGGCCCAGTGCTGCGCGCTGCGGAAGGTGGAACCGCTGCACCGCACCCTGCAGGGCTACGAGCTGTGGTTCACCGGTGTGCGCCGCGATGAGGCGCCCACCCGCACCAATACCCCGCTGGTGGTGTGGGATGAGAAGAACGGCCTGGTGAAGGTCAACCCCGTGGCGGACTGGAGCTACGAGGACCTCATCACGTACTCGGACGACAACCTCCTGCCCGTCAACCCACTGCTCAGCCAGGGCTACCCGTCCATCGGCTGTGCACCTTGCACCAAGAAAGTGGCCCCCGGCGCCGACCCCAGGTCCGGACG